A stretch of DNA from Besnoitia besnoiti strain Bb-Ger1 chromosome II, whole genome shotgun sequence:
TCAGAGCCGAAACTTCGGAAATCCCAAGCCTCCCAGTAAAATTGATGGAACGCGGCTGACCATGGGTCACGAAGAATGGACCGATGTTCATTGCGGGACCCAGTTCGCCAAATTGACAGCGACAAGCTGCAGCGTGCACGTGTGTGGTCTCTAGCGCTCATTCATCCTGCGACTTTTCCCCTGGCGGCAAGTTCAAGCACGAAACGGCAGCCATTGGCCTTCTTAGGGAAATCTCGGCTTCGTGGCGAGAAATGCTTACCAAAAAAGCTAGACTTTGTCCTGACTCGTCACTGTGATTCACGTCAGAAGACACACCATGCATGCCGCTCGGAAAGTAGGCAGGGCTGAAGACCTGGCGAGGCATGGCATTCACTATGAAGCGGCGCATCGGGTACAAAGGACGAAGCGCCTGTAGTCTGCCCCTTCCCGTCTTTGTTTTTTTGGAGCAAATGTTACTTGCCGCTGTCTCGGGAATCATCCCGAATGACAGGCTCGTTGCATTCTACCGCTTATTGTggggcgcgtggcggcttGACAGTGTGCTTGTGGTGCTCGCGTTAGCAACGAACCCTTCCGTCCGCCATGTCCTCTGCGCGCCACTCCTGCCTCTTGTTCTGTTGTGGATTAGCATAACGATCGCGCGCTGGACAGACCGGGGGCGTGGAGTGTTTCCAACCTCGCAGCCGCCTTCGAAGTCATGTAGTGAACAGGACTCTGGCTCTCGGCGCGAGGCATCTCCGCAGGAGATGCCGTCCGCCAGGAATCAACACCATGCGGTCACATTCCGGCAAGAGGAGAGTGTGACGGGTTATTGGACCGATGTGACAAGCAGAAGTACCGCCCATGCTGGTGGACGGGCTCCATGTGAGTCGCCCGGGGGCTGTCGGGGTTTGTCCCCCTTAACACACAACGCGAGAGCGTCGcttgtctcgcgcgtcgccgaatTTGGAAGACAGAGAGTCGGTTTGTACGCCTCACCAGGGGGTGGCAGGGCTGATTCTGCTTCTTGGGGGATTCCAGCGCCCTCTTCTGTTCACGGTGAaggtgtctctgcggcaggcCACTGTAAGGGTCATCATGACGCCCATGACGTTCAGAGCAGCGGCTCGGGTTTGAGTGCGGCGGGAGGCACAGAGCTGTCGGATTTTCCTCAGCGCCACCCCGCTGGTTCCACCCCATTGCAGCAAAATAGTCGTCGAGCGCGTAGTAGCTCGCGCACCTTGGCCCTGCTTCTGTTCCCCGGTTTTGTTTGTAGCTGCTTTGTCGAATTTCAAGCAAGGCATGCAAATTCGTCTCCGGACGGCGACCATGAAGGCTTTTCGCTCTGTTCCATTCCTTTCGTCCTCGTCCCTGGCTTACTTGGAGGGTCACTTCTTGGTTGCTTCCTGTGGACGCATGAGCTTGCGGCCCGTCGTATCGCAGCGCTCGTGGCTTTGTACGCATCGGCCTGGTCGTGCTGGATTCATGTTCAAGTGCGGGGGACCGCCACAACACTGACACTCAGCTGTTTTTTCACTGCAGTTGCTGTCTCAGTTTTTATCTATGGGCAGCTTCTCGTGCTGCACACGTGTTCTCTCAATGGCAACCACTGCTTCACTCTAGTCGAAAGCATGGTCATTAGTCAGCTGATCAGTACAGTCATGTTCCTGTCTGCGTCAGACCTTCTGGGTCGACCGTCGAGCACAGCGGCGTCAGAAGCCGGTGTGTCGCCGCAGCAAGTCCCTCCTTGGCTGGCTGTCGTGTTTCGCCTGTTTCTCATTCTGATTGCTGGTCTGGCATGCGTTGCCTCTGCCCGTGCCCGTGGGAACGAACACACTAATGCCAGAAAGGGGGAGGGAATTCTATTGATGCTGGGTTTCGGAGCTGCTGTTGTGATCTACCTGATCGCAGGCAGTAGCCCGGACGCAAACGGAAGCCATCACACCCCAGAAAGAAAGGGCGAGTTGCGAAGCCCTCTCTGGTGGCTTCTTGTGTATGTATTCGGTGACAGCGTCAACACTGCCCTGTTCGTATTTTGGCTCGTCTCGTCCGTCCTTGGTGTCGCTTCTATATCTGCGTTTTGGTCCGGTAGGGTATATGAGACGACGCACGCTTTTGCGGCTTCCCCCAGTAACCCACACTTGACTGCAGTCCGCAAACTGTATCACTTCCTCTTTGCTGCAAACGTGTTGGTTGGTCTGATGTTTGGAGCTCATGAGTTTGTTGCTCTTGTTCTTTGTGGCGTTGTGTGGGTCACCATTTTCTGCGAAATGTTAAGGGCTTCCACCACGTCCTCGTCCTGGTCGAGACGCATCGCTTTATTGTGTTATCAGTTCGCCGATAGTCGGGATCGAAATGGGATTTTCCTAACGCATATCTACTTGGCATTGGGGTTCGCCTTGCCGTTTGTCTCAATGTCGGTTAGCGCGGAATCCCCGCTATTGCCTCGGCATCTGCTAGGCATTTTTTTAGTCGGCATCGGCGACGGTCTAGCAGCGGTTGTAGGAGCTATGTTTGGAAAACGGCGTTTGCCATTTAACAGCGAGAAAACCATCATCGGACTTTTTGCCTTCATCGCAGGCGCCCTGCCTGTCGCTTTCCTAGAACCCGTGGGTTTACTTGTTTCGCCGCAATATCCGCAGGTAGGTCAGGATATATCGGCGTTCCCGGACGAATATGTGTAAGTGCGGTTCAAGTATTGGCGAAGAACTGCAGACTCAAAAAGGCATGGTGTTCTCCCGACGCAACGGCCCAGTACTTCGCTTGGTGTTCTTTATATCTCTGTGGTGGAAATAGAGAGATTGCATGGATTTGCCGCGTGGGGACTGCTtgtttctctgcagctctcAAATGCGTCTACGCACGCAGCAATCTGCGCAGTTGGGCTCGGGGCAGTGTTCGAGGTGAGCACAACGTGGGAGCAAGCGTAACAGATTCTCTCTCACCGCTTTGGTCCGGCGAATCAAGTTCTCTTCCAGCCCTGTTCCTCTTCTGTCCTATTCGTGTTTGGCATTCCCACAGGCATATACTTCAGACATTGATAACCTAACTCTTCCGCTCTTTGGCGTCATCGTGTACGACAACGTTTTTGCTGGGCACCGAGGCCACGAGGGCAATAAGCTAATTCCTGCCACCTAGCTGTTTGTGCAGGCGATTGAACCACTCTGAAGCAAGAATAGCGATTCGTGTCGGGGGCGTGCCGCAACAATGCCAAAAACACTGGGGCGAGAGGAAGGTACCATGGCTATGTAAAATGTATTTATAGAAGTGCATACATTTGCCTCATGGTGATCGTTTGCACTGCACGTTTGATGGGGTTTCTCGTTGTGTTCTACTTTTCTAGTTACAGAGAACTCCTTCCGCCAAAGGGTACGTCTTGCATTTGAAGACAGTTGAGTTCCTCCTGTCTCGTGGCTGTTCTGTCATACAAGGCAGCGGCCCAGTGCTAAAATCTGTTTTAACTCGTGTGGGCCGGAGGGCGGTGGTATTTAGGGACGAATGTTATGAAACGGTTTAGTCGGCGTCTGTGCGGCTGGTCATATTGTCATGCTAACGGACTGTCAATGCTTCCAGCATTATCAGTCGCGAGTGTGCTCGCCCATGATCGGCCGAAAGGATCAGCACGGCAAGACAACCGGCAACAGAGCATAGCCGGCCATCGAGTGGCATCGAGGTGCATTCACCTGCTTGGCTGCCACGTAACTGTGTCACTGGTCGGTTATTCGACTGGACCTTTTTGTTTGTCTCGTCTTTGCTGCACTGCGTAGCCTCCCGCAGTGAGAGCGGCCCACAACGCCTACGAAGCACATGTGTCGGCGTGAGTATAGGGAACAACGAGACAATCGACTCACCAACAACTGATAGGTGGAAGGTTCCTTATACGTAAAGAGGCCTGGCGACAAACACGTCTCGCCGCTAAATATCTGTGGGTCAGACAACACGGCGAGACGTACTTGGCATGCCAACGAAGCCGACAGGCTGATCGCGGGTCACTTTTGTTTCGAGGGGGGCAATAAGGTTTTGAATTGCTTACCTCAAACGCCGTCGACGTCATCATGCCGGACAGAGCAGCTATATAGGCTACTGAAGCAGTCACCACGAAGCCGGAGACAAACGCTGACACCAGATTTCGGTTGACAATGGGAGGGCAGTTGCGTTCCTTAACGTTGCACATCATATCACGAATACGTATATGTGCCTGTCATTCTTACCGGGCCGGTATAGATCTGGATCAAGTAAAGGAGACATGCGCAGAAGATAACCGTCGCGAAATCTGGAAAGGATGTTTTCGATTTCCGCGAGGCATGAAGCGGGTACGCGATGACAGTCAACTTACACGAGATCATCTGGActgcgggaggcgacgaagcaAACCCAGGAAAACCCGCGAGGATGCCATAATTCGGCCAGAACAGCGGGGCCTACAGGAAGCACAGAACAGCGTGGAATGCTTCAAAAGAAAGCTGCGGCCGACGTAGTACCGTAAGGTTGTCTGGAAACGGCATTATGTTGTGCACTGTAGGCGGCGCTGTTTGCGAAGTTCAGCCTACAGACGAGGGCAACTAGTAAAATGTCAGCTGTCAGAATAGTGTTTGTCCTGGCAAGGCAAGTGTAAGTGTCAGATCATCACGAGTGCTCGTTCTTGCGAAAGCCTGACCATCCTGGATTTAATATCGGTTGCTTCATGAGATAAAGTCTTTGAAGCCTTATGTGGATTGTCACCCACCGAAGTGCTCCGGGAAGCACAGGCCAAGTACTGAATATGCAGTGCATCATCAGAGCAGCATGAGCCATTCGTCCAGTCCCTTTTACCAAGCGCAGCTACGAACAGCGGGCCGGAAATGGCGCTCCCGATCATCGGCCTGCAGCGATAGTGAAGCATTCACGCAAAACTGGCGCGGAGGTGTACTCGCTTACGGAACTCGCAGGTTGATCAAAAGGGCCAACGAGAGATagaagaaaaacagcgcAGCCGTGGTCGCCGCAAAAGTTGTTTGCAGCTGCAGATCCGTGACACGGAGCATTGGATACCACGGCAGCTTGACATACCTGTTTTGCGTTGCCAGCAAACTGCAACAGAACTTCTGCGAACACTCGGTCTCTGGTCTTCTGCATTTCAACCTACCGCGAACCAGAGGTAAATCAGACCGAAGGGGATAGCCATTGCAACCAGGATGTGTATGTACGTGATGTTGGTATACTGTAGACCCAACACTTCGACTGCCCTGGCAACCACTGGAGGGACTGCAGCGGTGAAAGGCAAACGGGCGGGTGCCACTGTGCTGGTAGTAACCATCTCTGCAAAAGGTTCTATAGGTTGCAAAATGTGTTGGAATTCACCGCCCCGAGCCCGCAAGCCATCATCTTTATGCGTCCTTCCACAGGCAGGTGATACGAGGCCGAACAcgacaagaagaagaagcaagcGTCCATCCATGTTACTGTTTGCAATATCCAAAAGCTACAGGTGAATGTTGGCCGAGCACCAGGTACTGGGACAGCGAACTAGTCTGCCTTGCGAGTCGATGCTTCGATTCTCCTCGCACGGTATCCATCTACGCCAGAAGTGTATATCCAGCACTCTGGGCGACCCGTCCACTTGGacgtcgcgcggcggggaaCTCCATTTGCGCGCTCCAGAGAATGAAGCTAAGGCCGAGCaaagggaggggggggtggcAGCGCTATGATGTAGGCATGATTCCAGATGGCCTGCGCAGTCTTATTTATACTGGGGTACAGGATTAAATCTGTTTCCTGGTTACGTTCCTTCCTTGAATGTATTCTGGTGTAGAGGAAATCTCGCTCGCTATGCTGCCGACGTGATGTTTATCTACTACGGCCCACAAGGACGACACGCAACAGAACGCCTCACTGCTGCCACAAAGAGCGACTGCGAATGTGGGGAGAGGGGGCTGGACTGCAGGCGGTGACAAAGTGAAACC
This window harbors:
- a CDS encoding dolichol kinase (encoded by transcript BESB_037360), with amino-acid sequence MLLAAVSGIIPNDRLVAFYRLLWGAWRLDSVLVVLALATNPSVRHVLCAPLLPLVLLWISITIARWTDRGRGVFPTSQPPSKSCSEQDSGSRREASPQEMPSARNQHHAVTFRQEESVTGYWTDVTSRSTAHAGGRAPCESPGGCRGLSPLTHNARASLVSRVAEFGRQRVGLYASPGGGRADSASWGIPAPSSVHGEGVSAAGHCKGHHDAHDVQSSGSGLSAAGGTELSDFPQRHPAGSTPLQQNSRRARSSSRTLALLLFPGFVCSCFVEFQARHANSSPDGDHEGFSLCSIPFVLVPGLLGGSLLGCFLWTHELAARRIAALVALYASAWSCWIHVQVRGTATTLTLSCFFTAVAVSVFIYGQLLVLHTCSLNGNHCFTLVESMVISQLISTVMFLSASDLLGRPSSTAASEAGVSPQQVPPWLAVVFRLFLILIAGLACVASARARGNEHTNARKGEGILLMLGFGAAVVIYLIAGSSPDANGSHHTPERKGELRSPLWWLLVYVFGDSVNTALFVFWLVSSVLGVASISAFWSGIFLVGIGDGLAAVVGAMFGKRRLPFNSEKTIIGLFAFIAGALPVAFLEPVGLLVSPQYPQLSNASTHAAICAVGLGAVFEAYTSDIDNLTLPLFGVIVYDNVFAGHRGHEGNKLIPAT
- a CDS encoding hypothetical protein (encoded by transcript BESB_037370); its protein translation is MVTTSTVAPARLPFTAAVPPVVARAVEVLGLQYTNITYIHILVAMAIPFGLIYLWPMIGSAISGPLFVAALDNLTAPLFWPNYGILAGFPGFASSPPAVQMISYFATVIFCACLLYLIQIYTGPERNCPPIVNRNLVSAFVSGFVVTASVAYIAALSGMMTSTAFEALWAALTAGGYAVQQRRDKQKGPVE